A single genomic interval of Gossypium raimondii isolate GPD5lz chromosome 11, ASM2569854v1, whole genome shotgun sequence harbors:
- the LOC105803881 gene encoding L-ascorbate oxidase homolog isoform X1: MGKPVMKLHLIIGVLAVLAVSLVNAEDPYLYYTWTVTYGTRSILGAPQQVILINNQFPGPKLDVVTNNNIILNLINKLDQPFLLTWNGVKQRKNSWQDGVLGTNCPIPPNSNYTYKFQAKDQIGSYTYFPSTLMHRAAGGFGALNIYHRSVIPIPYANPDGDFTLLIGDWYKTSHKALQQTLDSGKSLPFPHGVLINGQTKTTFTGEQGKTYMFRISNVGLSTSLNFRIQGHSMKLVEVEGSHVIQNLYDSLDVHVGQSVTVLVTLNQPPKDYYIVASTRFTRTVLTATAVLHYSNSQTAVSGPLPAAPAYKYHWSMQQARTYRWNLTSNAARPNPQGSFHYGKITPTKTIVLANSASYINGKLRYAVNGVSYVNADTPLKLADYFNIPGVFSMNAVQGVPSGVAATVATSVMPTNLHDFLEVVFQNNENAMQSWHLDGYDFWVVGFGSGQWSPKKRRTYNLVDALTRHTTQVYPNSWTAILVSLDNQGMWNMRSASWERQYLGQQFYLRVWNPVRSLANEYDIPSNVLLCGKVVGRHP; the protein is encoded by the exons ATGGGAAAACCAGTGATGAAGCTTCATTTGATTATTGGAGTTTTGGCTGTTTTGGCTGTTTCCCTGGTGAATGCTGAAGATCCATACTTGTATTACACTTGGACTGTCACTTATGGCACTCGTTCTATTCTTGGAGCTCCCCAGCAG GTCATCCTTATCAATAATCAGTTTCCTGGGCCAAAACTTGATGTGGTGACTAATAACAACATTATCTTGAATCTCATTAACAAGCTTGATCAGCCTTTCTTGTTGACATG GAATGGCGTAAAGCAAAGGAAGAACTCATGGCAGGATGGAGTGTTGGGAACCAATTGCCCTATCCCTCCAAACTCAAACTATACCTACAAGTTCCAAGCCAAGGATCAGATTGGGTCCTACACATATTTCCCATCAACTCTAATGCATAGAGCTGCTGGAGGATTTGGAGCACTCAATATATACCATAGAAGTGTGATCCCAATTCCTTATGCAAATCCTGATGGAGATTTCACTTTACTTATTGGTGACTGGTACAAGACCAGCCACAAG GCACTGCAGCAAACTTTGGACTCTGGAAAATCTCTTCCCTTTCCCCATGGAGTCCTTATAAATGGGCAGACTAAAACCACCTTTACTGGAGAACAAG GCAAAACTTACATGTTCAGAATCTCAAATGTTGGATTGTCCACCTCACTGAACTTCAGGATTCAGGGCCATTCGATGAAGTTGGTTGAGGTCGAAGGCTCTCATGTAATTCAGAACTTATATGACTCTCTTGATGTGCATGTGGGACAATCCGTGACTGTCTTAGTAACCTTAAATCAACCACCAAAGGACTACTACATTGTTGCATCCACAAGATTTACAAGGACTGTTCTCACTGCAACTGCGGTGTTGCACTATTCAAACTCGCAAACCGCAGTTTCTGGACCGCTACCAGCTGCGCCTGCTTACAAATATCATTGGTCAATGCAGCAGGCAAGAACATATAG GTGGAATTTGACATCTAATGCAGCGAGGCCTAATCCTCAGGGTTCATTCCATTATGGGAAGATTACACCAACCAAGACGATTGTCTTGGCCAACTCAGCATCTTATATAAATGGAAAGCTGCGGTATGCAGTGAATGGTGTCTCCTATGTTAATGCGGATACCCCTCTGAAGCTCGCTGATTACTTTAATATTCCGGGAGTTTTTAGCATGAACGCCGTTCAAGGCGTTCCTTCAGGTGTTGCCGCAACTGTTGCTACCTCCGTTATGCCAACTAATCTCCATGATTTTCTGGAAGTTGTCTTTCAGAACAACGAAAACGCCATGCAATCTTGGCATCTTGACGGTTATGATTTTTGGGTTGTTGG TTTTGGCTCTGGACAGTGGAGtccaaagaaaagaagaaccTACAATCTAGTTGATGCTCTTACGAGACACACAACTCAG GTGTATCCAAATTCATGGACAGCCATATTGGTGTCCCTGGACAACCAGGGTATGTGGAACATGAGGTCTGCATCATGGGAAAGGCAATATCTGGGGCAACAATTTTATCTGAGAGTCTGGAATCCTGTTCGGAGTCTTGCTAACGAATACGACATTCCTTCTAATGTCTTACTCTGCGGTAAAGTAGTTGGGCGCCACCCTTAG
- the LOC105803881 gene encoding L-ascorbate oxidase homolog isoform X2, protein MGDWSDHNRNGVKQRKNSWQDGVLGTNCPIPPNSNYTYKFQAKDQIGSYTYFPSTLMHRAAGGFGALNIYHRSVIPIPYANPDGDFTLLIGDWYKTSHKALQQTLDSGKSLPFPHGVLINGQTKTTFTGEQGKTYMFRISNVGLSTSLNFRIQGHSMKLVEVEGSHVIQNLYDSLDVHVGQSVTVLVTLNQPPKDYYIVASTRFTRTVLTATAVLHYSNSQTAVSGPLPAAPAYKYHWSMQQARTYRWNLTSNAARPNPQGSFHYGKITPTKTIVLANSASYINGKLRYAVNGVSYVNADTPLKLADYFNIPGVFSMNAVQGVPSGVAATVATSVMPTNLHDFLEVVFQNNENAMQSWHLDGYDFWVVGFGSGQWSPKKRRTYNLVDALTRHTTQVYPNSWTAILVSLDNQGMWNMRSASWERQYLGQQFYLRVWNPVRSLANEYDIPSNVLLCGKVVGRHP, encoded by the exons ATGGGGGATTGGTCTGATCACAACAGGAATGGCGTAAAGCAAAGGAAGAACTCATGGCAGGATGGAGTGTTGGGAACCAATTGCCCTATCCCTCCAAACTCAAACTATACCTACAAGTTCCAAGCCAAGGATCAGATTGGGTCCTACACATATTTCCCATCAACTCTAATGCATAGAGCTGCTGGAGGATTTGGAGCACTCAATATATACCATAGAAGTGTGATCCCAATTCCTTATGCAAATCCTGATGGAGATTTCACTTTACTTATTGGTGACTGGTACAAGACCAGCCACAAG GCACTGCAGCAAACTTTGGACTCTGGAAAATCTCTTCCCTTTCCCCATGGAGTCCTTATAAATGGGCAGACTAAAACCACCTTTACTGGAGAACAAG GCAAAACTTACATGTTCAGAATCTCAAATGTTGGATTGTCCACCTCACTGAACTTCAGGATTCAGGGCCATTCGATGAAGTTGGTTGAGGTCGAAGGCTCTCATGTAATTCAGAACTTATATGACTCTCTTGATGTGCATGTGGGACAATCCGTGACTGTCTTAGTAACCTTAAATCAACCACCAAAGGACTACTACATTGTTGCATCCACAAGATTTACAAGGACTGTTCTCACTGCAACTGCGGTGTTGCACTATTCAAACTCGCAAACCGCAGTTTCTGGACCGCTACCAGCTGCGCCTGCTTACAAATATCATTGGTCAATGCAGCAGGCAAGAACATATAG GTGGAATTTGACATCTAATGCAGCGAGGCCTAATCCTCAGGGTTCATTCCATTATGGGAAGATTACACCAACCAAGACGATTGTCTTGGCCAACTCAGCATCTTATATAAATGGAAAGCTGCGGTATGCAGTGAATGGTGTCTCCTATGTTAATGCGGATACCCCTCTGAAGCTCGCTGATTACTTTAATATTCCGGGAGTTTTTAGCATGAACGCCGTTCAAGGCGTTCCTTCAGGTGTTGCCGCAACTGTTGCTACCTCCGTTATGCCAACTAATCTCCATGATTTTCTGGAAGTTGTCTTTCAGAACAACGAAAACGCCATGCAATCTTGGCATCTTGACGGTTATGATTTTTGGGTTGTTGG TTTTGGCTCTGGACAGTGGAGtccaaagaaaagaagaaccTACAATCTAGTTGATGCTCTTACGAGACACACAACTCAG GTGTATCCAAATTCATGGACAGCCATATTGGTGTCCCTGGACAACCAGGGTATGTGGAACATGAGGTCTGCATCATGGGAAAGGCAATATCTGGGGCAACAATTTTATCTGAGAGTCTGGAATCCTGTTCGGAGTCTTGCTAACGAATACGACATTCCTTCTAATGTCTTACTCTGCGGTAAAGTAGTTGGGCGCCACCCTTAG